The Pseudodesulfovibrio sp. S3 genome window below encodes:
- a CDS encoding diguanylate cyclase, translating into MKILIVDDSGPIVDQLTLILNSAGYTDIIAVRTLDHSIRTLDDAIANETPVDLILIDLDNHDTDGIAATLTIKSHREFEDIPIIAITGENSTDILDRAFAAGASDYIVKPVGKTELRARVRSALQLRREMIKRLQREHELERLARKLERMSNLDGLTGLANRRCFDDTLIREWVRNGREDLSLGLLMIDIDHFKHYNDALGHVDGDACLRAVADAINTATNRPGDLVARYGGEEFAIILPGTNYEGAKVVAEKIHTNLSESCINHPNSRVSCTVTVSIGVASGIPTCETTPEHLLNAADRALYLAKQSGRNRTESICLPDPEELRQ; encoded by the coding sequence ATGAAGATTCTCATCGTTGACGATTCCGGCCCCATTGTGGACCAACTCACCCTGATCCTGAACAGCGCGGGGTATACGGATATTATTGCCGTAAGAACGCTGGACCATTCAATCCGGACCCTGGATGACGCCATCGCCAACGAAACCCCCGTAGATCTAATCCTCATTGATCTCGACAATCATGACACCGACGGAATAGCCGCTACCCTGACCATCAAATCCCATCGGGAATTCGAAGACATCCCGATCATTGCCATCACAGGCGAAAACAGCACCGACATCCTTGACCGCGCTTTTGCCGCAGGTGCTTCCGATTACATCGTCAAACCCGTAGGCAAGACCGAACTCCGGGCCAGGGTCCGCTCGGCCCTGCAACTTCGCCGGGAAATGATCAAGCGGTTGCAGCGTGAACATGAATTGGAACGGCTCGCGCGCAAACTGGAACGGATGTCCAACCTTGACGGACTGACCGGCCTGGCCAACCGGCGCTGTTTCGACGACACCCTGATCCGTGAATGGGTACGAAACGGACGCGAGGATCTTTCGCTGGGATTGCTGATGATCGACATCGACCACTTCAAACATTACAATGACGCTCTCGGACATGTGGACGGAGATGCCTGCCTGCGTGCCGTTGCCGATGCCATCAATACCGCAACGAACCGCCCCGGCGACCTGGTTGCCCGTTACGGCGGCGAGGAGTTCGCCATCATCCTGCCCGGCACCAACTACGAAGGGGCCAAGGTTGTGGCCGAAAAAATCCACACCAATTTGTCCGAATCCTGCATCAACCACCCCAACTCCCGGGTGAGCTGCACGGTCACCGTATCCATAGGCGTTGCCTCCGGCATCCCTACCTGCGAGACCACGCCGGAACATCTCCTCAACGCCGCAGACCGCGCCCTCTACCTGGCCAAGCAATCCGGCCGGAATCGCACGGAATCCATCTGCCTTCCCGACCCAGAAGAACTCCGACAGTAG
- a CDS encoding trehalose 6-phosphate synthase: MSVIQPVELKTLKDFYSLMAASRVVRCKAVAALLNGGTVSDDDVVSLTNVLSSLEDVPEADGRKVLSLDRDRSIGLDMDYEINETRKDLFYLEEGEDTFLDLLSDLYPDFEGQVQAGRDLLQGVDFNCFITDRDGTINNYCARYLTSIQSIYNSLFLTRFARNKARQPVILTSAPLDGLIDISVNPEGEMYYAASKGRECLDLEGRIRRLPISEEKQAAINALNEQLVKLTGRPEYEKFTLIGSGLQFKFGQSTVARQDIGKSIPQAESEAFAKMLESLVAALDPDERNFRIEDTGLDVEIILTVETSGDGLKDFDKGDGVKFLNGELNLGMSHGPHLVCGDTGSDVPMLEAALELAPDTRAVYVTKNEDLKKRVLGLTDAALIVPEPDILVTILGTL, encoded by the coding sequence ATGTCAGTAATCCAACCTGTGGAACTGAAGACGCTCAAGGATTTTTATTCCCTCATGGCCGCATCCCGCGTGGTGCGGTGCAAGGCCGTTGCAGCCTTGCTGAACGGGGGCACTGTCTCGGACGATGACGTGGTGTCGTTGACCAATGTGCTTTCCTCGCTGGAGGACGTGCCGGAGGCGGATGGCAGGAAAGTGCTCTCCCTGGACCGGGATCGGTCCATCGGGCTGGACATGGATTATGAAATCAACGAAACCCGCAAGGATTTGTTTTATCTGGAAGAGGGGGAGGATACGTTCCTCGACCTTTTGTCCGACCTGTATCCCGACTTTGAGGGTCAGGTGCAGGCGGGGCGCGATCTGTTGCAGGGGGTTGATTTCAACTGCTTCATCACGGACCGTGACGGGACCATCAACAATTACTGCGCCCGCTATCTGACCTCCATACAATCCATTTACAATTCACTGTTTTTGACCCGTTTTGCCCGGAACAAGGCCAGACAGCCGGTCATTTTGACTTCGGCACCGTTGGACGGATTGATTGACATATCGGTCAATCCCGAAGGCGAGATGTATTACGCGGCTTCCAAAGGGCGTGAATGCCTTGACCTGGAAGGCCGGATCAGGCGGCTGCCCATTTCCGAGGAAAAGCAGGCGGCCATCAATGCCCTCAACGAACAACTTGTAAAACTGACCGGACGCCCGGAGTACGAGAAATTCACTCTCATCGGTTCCGGTCTCCAGTTCAAGTTCGGCCAATCCACCGTGGCCCGGCAGGATATCGGCAAGTCCATTCCCCAGGCCGAATCCGAGGCGTTCGCCAAGATGCTCGAATCCCTGGTGGCCGCCCTTGATCCCGATGAGCGGAATTTCCGTATCGAGGACACCGGTCTTGACGTGGAGATCATCCTTACGGTGGAAACTTCGGGTGACGGGCTCAAGGATTTCGACAAGGGTGACGGTGTGAAGTTCCTGAATGGCGAATTGAATCTGGGGATGTCCCACGGACCCCATCTGGTCTGCGGCGATACCGGCTCCGATGTTCCCATGCTCGAAGCTGCACTGGAGTTGGCCCCGGATACCAGGGCCGTCTACGTGACGAAGAATGAAGATCTGAAAAAAAGAGTCCTCGGGCTGACGGACGCAGCGCTGATCGTGCCCGAACCCGATATATTGGTGACTATTCTGGGTACCCTTTAA
- a CDS encoding DUF4140 domain-containing protein produces the protein MTRPYFFSVHFLPTVLGILVLFSGQAWGSGAFIAVYNSGRAQVAETRVVTLPEGPAAVIFNDIPATLDSTSIRASAPDMTVQDIQYAFHSITAKNLLDAYVGKDLTVILPDPADANARILRQAKLLSNEDRPIFAMGKEIYVGDYEAVLLPEMPKGFDAEPTLTLTTDSSVKGRKNVLLSYLMDGIDWRTDYTMTVGQQGGNAVMDAWATITNGSGHGFSGADVRLVAGDVQRAESPKLYRSQPMMAMDESAMGAAPSMNAAEESFSQYHVYKFDRYISLPPNGSKQVNLFSAAGISVKTELTSRYQTGRSQFSGEMQQSVESALVFKNTKENHLGRPMPAGLIRVFMPTSDGSHLLAGESRISHVADGGEVRLVLGNSFDMTVERVQTQFTRTGKNVYEVGWQITVKNGKGVSQDLKLVEGFSGQWKVLSADTEYVMKDAGSIEFDLKGIQSTTGKQEKVVNYTVRVEY, from the coding sequence ATGACTCGGCCATATTTTTTTTCAGTCCATTTCCTGCCTACCGTTCTCGGCATTCTTGTTCTTTTTTCCGGTCAGGCATGGGGGAGCGGTGCATTTATCGCCGTTTATAATTCCGGCCGTGCCCAGGTGGCAGAAACCCGCGTGGTGACGTTGCCGGAAGGACCGGCTGCGGTCATTTTCAACGACATTCCCGCAACTCTCGACTCCACTTCCATACGGGCATCGGCCCCGGACATGACGGTTCAGGATATTCAGTACGCCTTTCATTCCATCACCGCCAAGAACCTGTTGGATGCCTATGTGGGCAAGGATCTGACCGTGATCCTGCCGGACCCGGCGGATGCCAATGCGCGCATCCTTCGCCAGGCCAAGCTCCTCTCCAATGAGGATCGGCCTATCTTTGCCATGGGCAAGGAAATTTACGTGGGCGACTATGAAGCGGTGCTGCTGCCCGAAATGCCCAAGGGTTTTGATGCCGAGCCGACCTTGACCCTGACCACCGACAGTTCGGTCAAAGGCAGGAAAAATGTTTTGCTGAGCTACCTCATGGATGGCATCGACTGGCGCACCGACTATACCATGACCGTGGGCCAGCAGGGTGGAAATGCCGTCATGGACGCCTGGGCCACGATCACCAACGGGTCGGGTCACGGTTTCAGCGGTGCCGATGTGCGTCTGGTGGCGGGCGATGTGCAACGGGCCGAATCGCCGAAATTGTATCGGAGCCAGCCGATGATGGCCATGGACGAAAGCGCCATGGGGGCGGCGCCGTCCATGAACGCCGCCGAGGAATCCTTTTCCCAATACCATGTCTACAAATTCGATAGATATATCTCCCTGCCGCCCAACGGCTCCAAGCAGGTCAACCTGTTTTCGGCGGCCGGTATTTCTGTCAAAACCGAATTGACCAGCCGGTACCAGACCGGACGAAGCCAGTTCTCCGGTGAGATGCAGCAGAGCGTGGAATCGGCGCTTGTTTTCAAGAACACCAAGGAAAATCATCTGGGCCGTCCCATGCCGGCCGGTCTGATAAGGGTGTTCATGCCCACCTCGGACGGGAGCCATCTGCTGGCGGGCGAATCCCGTATCTCCCACGTGGCCGACGGAGGCGAAGTCCGCCTCGTGCTCGGAAATTCCTTCGATATGACCGTGGAGCGCGTTCAGACACAGTTCACCCGGACAGGCAAGAACGTCTATGAGGTGGGGTGGCAGATCACCGTCAAGAACGGCAAGGGTGTGTCACAGGACTTGAAACTCGTGGAAGGTTTTTCGGGACAGTGGAAGGTGCTGAGTGCCGATACGGAATATGTCATGAAGGATGCCGGAAGCATAGAGTTCGATCTCAAGGGGATTCAGTCGACGACCGGCAAACAGGAAAAGGTCGTCAACTACACAGTCAGAGTGGAGTATTAA